GCGCTCGCGTCGATGGAGGACTACGAGGTACCCGAACCGCCGGAGGGCGACGTGCTACCCGAACCTGCGGAAGTGCCGGAAGGCTCAGGGCAACTCGGCAACCAACTCATGCAGATAATCGCCGGTGCCCACGTCGTCGGCGGTATCGTGTTGCTCTCCTCGATAGTGATATTCGACCTGAGTTGGGACAACTACGTTCCCGCGCTCATCGCCGGACTCGGCTTCCTCGTGTTCGGCGGCTTCGTTTTCCTGCTGGTCGCCAACGCCCGACTCTCCGATAGGTTCCGCGCCGAAGAGTACCGCAATCGACTGCGTGCAGTCGGCATGGAAGAGGGCGAACGCCCGGACATTTTCGACGAGGACGGGACGTTGGTGGACTCCCTGCCCCACGAGCGTCCTCCCGAAGGCGAGGACGATTCCGACAGCGAAAGTGGTGACGCGTCCGGGGCGACCGGGCGCGAAAGCAGAGAGGCGAGTGGTACCGAAACCCGAGAAGCGAGTGCGGGACGCGGCACCGAATGACACGTTAGCCACGAAACGCGGCCGCCGATTAGACACCGCCAAATTCGCCGGTTAGAGGGGGTGGACGCTCGCTCGCATCGACCGGTCTCGGGGGTGTAGCGTTCCGAAACCGCCGTCCCGCGGCATCGGTGGCTTTAAGCGATTCCTGCCCTGAGTCCCAAGTGTATGAAGAGGCGGGACTTTCTGATGGCAGCCAGCGGTGTTGCTGGTGGTACAGCCGCAGGTGCGGCACCCGCCGGTGCGCAGGAGACGACTACGTCTCCCGGCAACAGCACGGCATCTGGCAACACCACGACCGCTGCCAATGGAACGGCGAGCGGAAACACGACCGCTCCGAACGGCACAGCGGGGGGCAACCAGTCGGCTCCCCAGAGTGGCGGCGGTGGCGGCCCGACGGAGACAGTAGCAGTCGGCCCCGGTGGCAGTCTCAAGTTCGAGCCTGCCGAGTTGACTATCGCGCCCGGCACCACGGTCAAGTGGGTCTGGGAAGGCGACAACCACAACGTCGTCCCCGAGAGCCAACCTGACGGCGCGGGTTGGGAAGGCACGGCGGGCGGGGCGAGCAAGACGTACAACACGGGCCACGAGTACTCCTTTACGTTCCAACAGACGGGCGAGTACTCGTACTTCTGTCAGCCACACAAGACGGCGGGCATGACCGGTACCATCACCGTCCAAGAAGGGGGCGCGTCCTCCGGCGGTGGCCACGCGGAGCAGGACCCCGAACACATGGGAGTGCCGTTTCAGGCCCACTACGTCGGGATTGCGACCCTCCTGATGATGGTCGTCTCGCTCGTGTACACGTTCTTCACCCTGAAGTACGGCGAATCGCCCCACACAAGCGGGAGTAACAGATAACAATGTCATCCACAGGCTCAACGTACGGCGACATCCACCGCTACGAACCGGCACGCGAGAGTACCGCGGCGGCAATCGCCATCGTGTTGCTCACGGTCGTCGAGGTCGTGTTCGTCGGCTTGTTCACCTACGGATTGGTCGGGGGCTGGGGGTACACCGCAGTCGGTAACATGTACCTCGGCTTCGTCCTCGCGATCATCTTCATCGACCTCGCGTTCATCCTCCTGCTGTACCGCAAGGAGTTCCTCCCGGACGTGATGGTCGTCAAGAAGCGCCGACGCAAGTGGGAAGACCTCTACGTCCGCGAAGACCAACTGGAAGACAGCGACACGATGGGTAAGGCGTGGGACCAACTCAAACGCGCAGTGTATCCCTACTACAAGCGATAAAACATGGCAGAAGACGACAAATATCCACAGAGTACAGGTCGTCGCCGCTTCGTGAAAGGCGTCGTCGGCAGCGCGTCCCTCGCAGGTATCGGGACCGGTGCCGCGACGGCTCTCAACTCCGCCACGGCACCCTCCGGTAGTGGTGGCGGTATCACGGAGTACATGGCGATGGAGAACACGGCCGGCCCCGCACCGCGCGGGATGCCGCAGGTACCTATCGAAATCGACTCGGAAGGCTACCTGAAGGGCGTCTGGCCCGAAGTCAAAGAGAAGACCCAGCAGGGTCGGACCATCAAGGTGGCCGAGACGAACATGGGTGGCGTCACCTACTCCAGCGAGTGGTTCCAGTACTGCGGCGTCCAGACGTACCCCGGCGTCGCACCCGAGGCCGACCAGGACAACTTCCTGCGCTACGTCGGCAACTCGAAGTTCGAGTGGCAGAACGAGACCGTCGAGAAGGGTCAGAAGGTCCACATCGACGACTTCAAAGACTACGAGTCGTGGGGCAACGGCATCGGCAGTAGCGGCGTTGGCAAGCCCGCATTGGCGACGTGGCGGTCCCAAGACGTGCCACCGGCGAACACGATGGTCGTCCAGGTCATCCGCTCGACGAACGTCGAGAAGATGGCGAAACAGGACGAGTGGATCAACGCGAGTACCGAGAAAGGCTTCATCGGTAACCTGAACAAGTGTACGCACTTCTGTTGCGTGCCGTCGTTCAAGGGACTGGCTGGCTCCGCTGGCTCTGGTGCGGAAGACATGATTTACTGTCAGTGCCACCAGTCGGTGTACGACCCGTTCAACGTCATCAAGAAGTCGTTCGTCGCGCTCCCGCGACCGGAGAGTGAGTAACGATGAGTTTGGAGCCTAAAGACGAACACGACCACGGCGGGTGGATGAAAGAGAAGAATCTCACCCCTGTCGAGACGACGTTCCTCACGGCACTCATCTGGATGGACCGTCGGTTCCGCATCGTCGATTATCTGGAGATCTTGGAGACCCTCTACTACCGGGTCAACATGCAGATGCCGAAGAGCCACACGGAGCAGTACAACTTGGACAACAAGTTCTGGTACTGGTATCCGCTGTACGCGCTCGGGAGTTTCTCGACCATCGCGTACGTCGTGGCCGCGATAAGTGGGGCCTTACTCGGGTTCTACTACGCACCATCGACCGCCGGAGACCCGTCAGTCTCTTACAACCAACTGGCGTTCATCATGACCGACCTGAACTTCGGGTTCATGCTCCGGTCGATTCACCGCTGGTCGGCACAGGTGATGGTCGCGGCAGTGTTCCTGCACATGCTGCGCGTCTACTTCACGGGTGCGTACAAGGAACCGCGAGAGCTTAACTGGCTGCTCGGCATCATCCTCATCAGCCTGACGATGGTGTTCGGGTACACCGGCTACCTGCTCCCGTGGGACCAACTCGCGTTCTGGGCGGGCCAGATCGGCGTCGAGATGAGCCTCTCGATACCGCTCATCGGCGAGTGGGTCGCACAACTCATCTTCGGTGGCTTCAGCCTCGGGGCGGCGACACTGCAAC
The sequence above is a segment of the Halorussus halophilus genome. Coding sequences within it:
- a CDS encoding DUF7319 domain-containing protein, yielding MTDASDEQADERQPADAESAESLRESVEEKYDFEDFGPRDMAEMSYEEWDAAFDPDTWITGETLLDRVEADIKSRVADRDVFAVVERIEQDGEQRLVAYSDEGYAVVYPDGGVEGSGTVLRDVKPSVALASMEDYEVPEPPEGDVLPEPAEVPEGSGQLGNQLMQIIAGAHVVGGIVLLSSIVIFDLSWDNYVPALIAGLGFLVFGGFVFLLVANARLSDRFRAEEYRNRLRAVGMEEGERPDIFDEDGTLVDSLPHERPPEGEDDSDSESGDASGATGRESREASGTETREASAGRGTE
- a CDS encoding plastocyanin/azurin family copper-binding protein — encoded protein: MKRRDFLMAASGVAGGTAAGAAPAGAQETTTSPGNSTASGNTTTAANGTASGNTTAPNGTAGGNQSAPQSGGGGGPTETVAVGPGGSLKFEPAELTIAPGTTVKWVWEGDNHNVVPESQPDGAGWEGTAGGASKTYNTGHEYSFTFQQTGEYSYFCQPHKTAGMTGTITVQEGGASSGGGHAEQDPEHMGVPFQAHYVGIATLLMMVVSLVYTFFTLKYGESPHTSGSNR
- a CDS encoding DUF7318 family protein produces the protein MSSTGSTYGDIHRYEPARESTAAAIAIVLLTVVEVVFVGLFTYGLVGGWGYTAVGNMYLGFVLAIIFIDLAFILLLYRKEFLPDVMVVKKRRRKWEDLYVREDQLEDSDTMGKAWDQLKRAVYPYYKR
- a CDS encoding ubiquinol-cytochrome c reductase iron-sulfur subunit, with protein sequence MAEDDKYPQSTGRRRFVKGVVGSASLAGIGTGAATALNSATAPSGSGGGITEYMAMENTAGPAPRGMPQVPIEIDSEGYLKGVWPEVKEKTQQGRTIKVAETNMGGVTYSSEWFQYCGVQTYPGVAPEADQDNFLRYVGNSKFEWQNETVEKGQKVHIDDFKDYESWGNGIGSSGVGKPALATWRSQDVPPANTMVVQVIRSTNVEKMAKQDEWINASTEKGFIGNLNKCTHFCCVPSFKGLAGSAGSGAEDMIYCQCHQSVYDPFNVIKKSFVALPRPESE
- a CDS encoding cytochrome b; the protein is MSLEPKDEHDHGGWMKEKNLTPVETTFLTALIWMDRRFRIVDYLEILETLYYRVNMQMPKSHTEQYNLDNKFWYWYPLYALGSFSTIAYVVAAISGALLGFYYAPSTAGDPSVSYNQLAFIMTDLNFGFMLRSIHRWSAQVMVAAVFLHMLRVYFTGAYKEPRELNWLLGIILISLTMVFGYTGYLLPWDQLAFWAGQIGVEMSLSIPLIGEWVAQLIFGGFSLGAATLQRMYILHVFFLPFVVTALIGLHIAIVWIQGIAEPH